Proteins from a genomic interval of Toxotes jaculatrix isolate fToxJac2 chromosome 5, fToxJac2.pri, whole genome shotgun sequence:
- the dgkzb gene encoding diacylglycerol kinase zeta isoform X2, whose amino-acid sequence MDTFFRRHFKRKEAALQVDAEAASCHQRRPSVAVPTSKARRRSSVGLPSSTLTQRRRSSVQLQVGLPCAGGGRLAKTSRHIRWAGHARRRSSTTTPSLNPRFAVCRKKMGKLRTIDTHLLGPSMLLASLIQMAEEEEEEGLGAGLPAGEQQVEVRGGANSTRMFSRSSSLHSDGDNDSIDYSTTNDSQSEASQLSEAEEQEEDDASWSPDQHLSLSSTPSSSSALEVMRKTPQLVSASRPLIRAPRCLRRNSSQVFSGDSAPYSCCRASSQMKRRRISTVSKAGSPWPGRGPPLPSRRSSVYYLNHPAFYRGPGALSPLRAHGYDSRLESWSAFLLKAIAKSGLQHVATQPSVSTSGQTDPLQEPSSTVDWSDNAQFGDHIWFETSGSGDFCYVGEQYCVAKSLQKSVARKKCAGCKISVHTMCMEQLEKINFRCKPSFREPGSRAVRESNVVRHHWVHRRRQTGKCRQCGKGFQQKFSFHSKEIVAISCSWCKQAYHNKVTCFMLQQIEECCSLGAHAAVIVPPTWIIRVRRPQSSLKSSKKKKRTSLKCNKSSKKGAELQDGRWKPFLVKPLPSQLMKPLLVFVNPKSGGNQGAKIIQSFMWYLNPRQVFDLTKGGPREGLELYAKVPNLRILACGGDGTVGWILSVLDQLNLRPQPPVAILPLGTGNDLARTLNWGGGYTDEPITKILSHVEDGNIVQLDRWNLNVEANPDARPDERDEHQTDKLPIDVFNNYFSLGFDAHVTLGFHESREANPEKFNSRFRNKMFYAGTAFSDFLSGSSKDLAKHIKVVCDGTDLTAKVQELKLQCLLFLNIPRYCAGTMPWGHPSEHQDFEPQRHDDGCIEVIGFTMTSLATLQVGGHGERLHQCKEVTLTTYKSIPMQVDGEPCKLAPSIIHINLRNQANMVQKAKRRISMPHLNDQQPVPEKLQIRVNRISMAAYEALHYDKDQLKEASMPLGVITVPGDSDLETCRLLIERLQDNLDQGECLSSQKLSMKWCFLDCTTADRFYRIDRAQEHLNYVTEISQEELYILDPELVVKETVGTSPGMPDLVDSEEHQDQKRQFAFPCSPSSPTTSNTPSPSSATSHDPGKEAELISCIKTEDLDRLMELHQQGADILLQDGTGCTLLHHAVEAGSKDIVQYLIDNVPTSHLDITERETGETALHKAATSCQRSVCHYLVEAGASLMKTDLQGDTPKQRAEKANDQELAEYLENRQHYQMIQREDQETAV is encoded by the exons ATGGACACATTTTTCCGCCGTCACTTTAAGAGGaaggaagctgctctgcaggtgGATGCCGAGGCCGCATCCTGCCACCAGCGGAGGCCCAGCGTGGCCGTCCCCACTAGTAAGGCCCGTCGCAGGTCCAGCGTCGGGcttccctcctccaccctgACCCAGCGGCGCCGGTCCAGTGTACAGCTGCAGGTGGGGCTGCCGTGTGCAGGTGGGGGGCGTTTGGCAAAGACATCCAGACACATCAGGTGGGCGGGACATGCTCGCAGGCGTTCCAGCACCACCACCCCTAGCCTCAACCCGAGGTTCGCCGTGTGCAGGAAGAAAATGGGGAAGCTGCGGACCATCGACACCCACCTGCTGGGGCCGTCCATGCTGCTCGCCAGTCTGATCCagatggcagaggaggaggaggaggaggggctgggGGCGGGGCTCCCGGCCGgagagcagcaggtggaggtgagAGGCGGGGCCAACAGCACCAGGATGTTTTCACGCTCCAGCAGCCTCCACTCAGACGGAGACAATGACAGCATCGATTACTCCACCACCAAcgacagccaatcagaagccaGTCAGCTGTCGGAGGCGGAGGAGCAAGAGGAGGACGACGCCTCCTGGTCACCTGATCAGCAcctttctctgtcctccactccttcctcctcctccgccctGGAGGTGATGAGGAAGACGCCCCAGCTGGTGTCAGCGTCGCGGCCACTGATCCGGGCCCCTCGCTGCCTCAGGAGGAACTCTTCTCAGGTTTTCTCAGGAGACTCTGCTCCTTACAGCTGCTGTCGTGCCTCCAGccagatgaagaggaggaggatctcCACTGTCTCCAAAGCTGGTAGCCCCTGGCCTGGAAGAGGCCCCCCGCTGCCCAGCCGCAGAAGTTCAGTCTACTACCTCAACCACCCAGCCTTCTACAGGGGCCCCGGAGCCCTCAGTCCACTGAGGGCCCACGGCTACGACTCCCGCCTGGAGAGCTGGAGTGCCTTCCTGCT GAAAGCCATTGCAAAGTCGGGCCTGCAGCACGTGGCGACCCAGCCCAGCGTCTCAACATCCGGACAGACCGACCCGCTGCAGGAGCCCAGCAGCACCGTGGACTGGAGC GACAACGCCCAGTTCGGGGACCACATTTGGTTCGAGACCAGTGGGTCTGGAGACTTCTGTTACGTTGGTGAGCAGTACTGCGTCGCTAAATCACTG CAAAAGTCAGTAGCGAGGAAGAAATGTGCTGGATGTAAGATTTCAGTCCACACCATGTGCatggagcagctggagaag ATTAATTTCAGGTGCAAGCCGTCGTTTAGAGAACCAGGATCTCGAGCTGTTCGAGAG TCCAATGTTGTGCGACATCACTGGGTCCACAGGAGGCGTCAGACGGGGAAGTGTCGGCAGTGTGGGAAG GGATTTCAGCAgaagttttcatttcacagcaaaGAGATCGTCGCCATCAGCTGCTCGTGGTGCAAACAGGCG tatcACAACAAGGTGACGTGCTTCATGCTGCAGCAGATAGAGGAGTGCTGCTCCCTGGGAGCTCATGCTGCCGTCATCGTTCCTCCTACCTGGATCATCAGGGTCCGCCGAccacag tCGTCTCTGAAGTCcagtaaaaagaagaaaaggacgTCGCTGAAATGCAACAAGTCGAGCAAGAAGGGAGCTGAG CTTCAGGATGGCCGCTGGAAGCCCTTCCTGGTGAAGCCTCTCCCCTCTCAGCTCATGAAGCCTCTGCTGGTGTTTGTTAACCCAAAGAGCGGCGGAAACCAG ggAGCCAAGATCATCCAGTCCTTCATGTGGTACCTGAATCCCCGGCAGGTGTTTGACCTGACAAAGGGTGGACCCAGAGAGGG GCTGGAGCTGTATGCCAAAGTACCCAACCTGAGGATCTTGGCCTGTGGAGGAGACGGGACA gttggATGGATCTTGTCAGTTCTGGACCAGTTGAATCTTCGTCCTCAGCCTCCCGTGGCCATCCTTCCTCTGGGGACCGGCAACGACCTCGCGAGGACTCTGAACTGGGGAGGG GGTTACACTGATGAACCCATCACAAAGATCCTCTCACACGTTGAGGATGGAAACATCGTCCAGCTGGACCGGTGGAACCTGAACGTGGAGGCAAACCCTGATGCCCGACCGGATGAGAGGGACGAgcatcagacagacaaa cTTCCTATCGACGTCTTCAATAACTACTTCAGTCTGGGCTTCGATGCTCACGTCACACTCGGCTTCCATGAATCTAGAg AGGCAAACCCAGAGAAGTTCAACAGCCGCTTCAGGAATAAGATGTTCTATGCAGGG acagCCTTCTCAGATTTCCTGAGCGGGAGTTCGAAAGACCTCGCCAAGCACATCAAAGTGGTG TGTGATGGGACAGACCTGACAGCCAAAGTCCAGGAGCTGAAGTTACagtgtctcctcttcctcaacaTCCCCAG gtaCTGTGCGGGCACCATGCCCTGGGGTCACCCCAGCGAGCATCAGGACTTCGAACCTCAGCGTCACGACGACGGCTGCATCGAGGTCATCGGCTTCACCATGACGTCTCTG GCCACACTGCAGGTCGGGGGTCACGGCGAACGTCTCCACCAGTGTAAAGAAGTGACCCTCACCACCTACAAGTCCATCCCCATGCAGGTGGACGGTGAGCCCTGCAAGCTGGCACCGTCCATAATCCACATCAACCTGAGGAACCAGGCCAACATGGTGCAGAAGGCCAAGAGGAGGATCTCCATGCCCCACCTCAACGA cCAGCAGCCCGTTCCTGAGAAGCTGCAGATCAGAGTGAACAGGATCAGCATGGCAGCGTACGAGGCTCTGCACTACGACAAGGACCAGCTGAAGGAGGCCT caatGCCGTTGGGAGTGATCACTGTCCCCGGAGACAGTGACCTGGAAACCTGCCGCCTGCTCATCGAGCGCCTGCAGGACAACCTGGACCAG GGAGAGTGTCTGTCTTCACAAAAACTCTCCATGAAGTGGTGTTTCCTCGACT gtaCAACTGCAGACCGTTTCTACAGGATCGACCGAGCTCAG GAGCACCTAAACTACGTGACAGAGATCTCCCAGGAGGAGCTGTACATCCTGGACCCGGAGCTGGTTGTAAAGGAGACAGTGGGTACCTCCCCTGGGATGCCAGACCTGGTGGACTCAGAAGAGCACCAGGACCAGAAGAGACAGTTCGCCTTCCCCTGCTCCCCGTCCTCCCCTACCACCTCAAACACACCCAG TCCTTCCAGTGCTACCTCTCACGACCCTGGGAAAG AAGCAGAGTTGATCAGCTGCATCAAGACTGAAGACCTGGACAGA CTGATGGAGCTCCACCAGCAGGGGGCGGACATCCTGCTGCAGGACGGAACCGGCTGCACGCTGCTGCATCACGCTGTGGAGGCTGGCAGCAAGGACATCGTCCAGTACCTCATTGACAATG TGCCCACGTCTCACCTGGacataacagagagagagac tggtgaGACAGCACTTCACAAAGCTGCCACCTCCTGTCAGAGGAGTGTCTGTCACTACCTGGTGGAGGCTGGGGCGTCGCTCATGAAGACAGATCTGCAG ggtgATACTCCTAAACAGCGAGCTGAGAAGGCCAACGACCAGGAACTGGCTGAGTACCTGGAGAACCGCCAACATTACCAGATGATCCAGAGAGAAGACCAAGAGACAGCGGTCTGA
- the dgkzb gene encoding diacylglycerol kinase zeta isoform X1 — MDTFFRRHFKRKEAALQVDAEAASCHQRRPSVAVPTSKARRRSSVGLPSSTLTQRRRSSVQLQVGLPCAGGGRLAKTSRHIRWAGHARRRSSTTTPSLNPRFAVCRKKMGKLRTIDTHLLGPSMLLASLIQMAEEEEEEGLGAGLPAGEQQVEVRGGANSTRMFSRSSSLHSDGDNDSIDYSTTNDSQSEASQLSEAEEQEEDDASWSPDQHLSLSSTPSSSSALEVMRKTPQLVSASRPLIRAPRCLRRNSSQVFSGDSAPYSCCRASSQMKRRRISTVSKAGSPWPGRGPPLPSRRSSVYYLNHPAFYRGPGALSPLRAHGYDSRLESWSAFLLKAIAKSGLQHVATQPSVSTSGQTDPLQEPSSTVDWSDNAQFGDHIWFETSGSGDFCYVGEQYCVAKSLQKSVARKKCAGCKISVHTMCMEQLEKINFRCKPSFREPGSRAVRESNVVRHHWVHRRRQTGKCRQCGKGFQQKFSFHSKEIVAISCSWCKQAYHNKVTCFMLQQIEECCSLGAHAAVIVPPTWIIRVRRPQSSLKSSKKKKRTSLKCNKSSKKGAEDGRWKPFLVKPLPSQLMKPLLVFVNPKSGGNQGAKIIQSFMWYLNPRQVFDLTKGGPREGLELYAKVPNLRILACGGDGTVGWILSVLDQLNLRPQPPVAILPLGTGNDLARTLNWGGGYTDEPITKILSHVEDGNIVQLDRWNLNVEANPDARPDERDEHQTDKLPIDVFNNYFSLGFDAHVTLGFHESREANPEKFNSRFRNKMFYAGTAFSDFLSGSSKDLAKHIKVVCDGTDLTAKVQELKLQCLLFLNIPRYCAGTMPWGHPSEHQDFEPQRHDDGCIEVIGFTMTSLATLQVGGHGERLHQCKEVTLTTYKSIPMQVDGEPCKLAPSIIHINLRNQANMVQKAKRRISMPHLNDQQPVPEKLQIRVNRISMAAYEALHYDKDQLKEASMPLGVITVPGDSDLETCRLLIERLQDNLDQDCDTLKGECLSSQKLSMKWCFLDCTTADRFYRIDRAQEHLNYVTEISQEELYILDPELVVKETVGTSPGMPDLVDSEEHQDQKRQFAFPCSPSSPTTSNTPRVRDFQRRRISSDSSVADALSQSSSKTTLCRRGAKILNVHRSNTTLAAFRPLISPSSATSHDPGKEAELISCIKTEDLDRLMELHQQGADILLQDGTGCTLLHHAVEAGSKDIVQYLIDNVPTSHLDITERETGETALHKAATSCQRSVCHYLVEAGASLMKTDLQGDTPKQRAEKANDQELAEYLENRQHYQMIQREDQETAV, encoded by the exons ATGGACACATTTTTCCGCCGTCACTTTAAGAGGaaggaagctgctctgcaggtgGATGCCGAGGCCGCATCCTGCCACCAGCGGAGGCCCAGCGTGGCCGTCCCCACTAGTAAGGCCCGTCGCAGGTCCAGCGTCGGGcttccctcctccaccctgACCCAGCGGCGCCGGTCCAGTGTACAGCTGCAGGTGGGGCTGCCGTGTGCAGGTGGGGGGCGTTTGGCAAAGACATCCAGACACATCAGGTGGGCGGGACATGCTCGCAGGCGTTCCAGCACCACCACCCCTAGCCTCAACCCGAGGTTCGCCGTGTGCAGGAAGAAAATGGGGAAGCTGCGGACCATCGACACCCACCTGCTGGGGCCGTCCATGCTGCTCGCCAGTCTGATCCagatggcagaggaggaggaggaggaggggctgggGGCGGGGCTCCCGGCCGgagagcagcaggtggaggtgagAGGCGGGGCCAACAGCACCAGGATGTTTTCACGCTCCAGCAGCCTCCACTCAGACGGAGACAATGACAGCATCGATTACTCCACCACCAAcgacagccaatcagaagccaGTCAGCTGTCGGAGGCGGAGGAGCAAGAGGAGGACGACGCCTCCTGGTCACCTGATCAGCAcctttctctgtcctccactccttcctcctcctccgccctGGAGGTGATGAGGAAGACGCCCCAGCTGGTGTCAGCGTCGCGGCCACTGATCCGGGCCCCTCGCTGCCTCAGGAGGAACTCTTCTCAGGTTTTCTCAGGAGACTCTGCTCCTTACAGCTGCTGTCGTGCCTCCAGccagatgaagaggaggaggatctcCACTGTCTCCAAAGCTGGTAGCCCCTGGCCTGGAAGAGGCCCCCCGCTGCCCAGCCGCAGAAGTTCAGTCTACTACCTCAACCACCCAGCCTTCTACAGGGGCCCCGGAGCCCTCAGTCCACTGAGGGCCCACGGCTACGACTCCCGCCTGGAGAGCTGGAGTGCCTTCCTGCT GAAAGCCATTGCAAAGTCGGGCCTGCAGCACGTGGCGACCCAGCCCAGCGTCTCAACATCCGGACAGACCGACCCGCTGCAGGAGCCCAGCAGCACCGTGGACTGGAGC GACAACGCCCAGTTCGGGGACCACATTTGGTTCGAGACCAGTGGGTCTGGAGACTTCTGTTACGTTGGTGAGCAGTACTGCGTCGCTAAATCACTG CAAAAGTCAGTAGCGAGGAAGAAATGTGCTGGATGTAAGATTTCAGTCCACACCATGTGCatggagcagctggagaag ATTAATTTCAGGTGCAAGCCGTCGTTTAGAGAACCAGGATCTCGAGCTGTTCGAGAG TCCAATGTTGTGCGACATCACTGGGTCCACAGGAGGCGTCAGACGGGGAAGTGTCGGCAGTGTGGGAAG GGATTTCAGCAgaagttttcatttcacagcaaaGAGATCGTCGCCATCAGCTGCTCGTGGTGCAAACAGGCG tatcACAACAAGGTGACGTGCTTCATGCTGCAGCAGATAGAGGAGTGCTGCTCCCTGGGAGCTCATGCTGCCGTCATCGTTCCTCCTACCTGGATCATCAGGGTCCGCCGAccacag tCGTCTCTGAAGTCcagtaaaaagaagaaaaggacgTCGCTGAAATGCAACAAGTCGAGCAAGAAGGGAGCTGAG GATGGCCGCTGGAAGCCCTTCCTGGTGAAGCCTCTCCCCTCTCAGCTCATGAAGCCTCTGCTGGTGTTTGTTAACCCAAAGAGCGGCGGAAACCAG ggAGCCAAGATCATCCAGTCCTTCATGTGGTACCTGAATCCCCGGCAGGTGTTTGACCTGACAAAGGGTGGACCCAGAGAGGG GCTGGAGCTGTATGCCAAAGTACCCAACCTGAGGATCTTGGCCTGTGGAGGAGACGGGACA gttggATGGATCTTGTCAGTTCTGGACCAGTTGAATCTTCGTCCTCAGCCTCCCGTGGCCATCCTTCCTCTGGGGACCGGCAACGACCTCGCGAGGACTCTGAACTGGGGAGGG GGTTACACTGATGAACCCATCACAAAGATCCTCTCACACGTTGAGGATGGAAACATCGTCCAGCTGGACCGGTGGAACCTGAACGTGGAGGCAAACCCTGATGCCCGACCGGATGAGAGGGACGAgcatcagacagacaaa cTTCCTATCGACGTCTTCAATAACTACTTCAGTCTGGGCTTCGATGCTCACGTCACACTCGGCTTCCATGAATCTAGAg AGGCAAACCCAGAGAAGTTCAACAGCCGCTTCAGGAATAAGATGTTCTATGCAGGG acagCCTTCTCAGATTTCCTGAGCGGGAGTTCGAAAGACCTCGCCAAGCACATCAAAGTGGTG TGTGATGGGACAGACCTGACAGCCAAAGTCCAGGAGCTGAAGTTACagtgtctcctcttcctcaacaTCCCCAG gtaCTGTGCGGGCACCATGCCCTGGGGTCACCCCAGCGAGCATCAGGACTTCGAACCTCAGCGTCACGACGACGGCTGCATCGAGGTCATCGGCTTCACCATGACGTCTCTG GCCACACTGCAGGTCGGGGGTCACGGCGAACGTCTCCACCAGTGTAAAGAAGTGACCCTCACCACCTACAAGTCCATCCCCATGCAGGTGGACGGTGAGCCCTGCAAGCTGGCACCGTCCATAATCCACATCAACCTGAGGAACCAGGCCAACATGGTGCAGAAGGCCAAGAGGAGGATCTCCATGCCCCACCTCAACGA cCAGCAGCCCGTTCCTGAGAAGCTGCAGATCAGAGTGAACAGGATCAGCATGGCAGCGTACGAGGCTCTGCACTACGACAAGGACCAGCTGAAGGAGGCCT caatGCCGTTGGGAGTGATCACTGTCCCCGGAGACAGTGACCTGGAAACCTGCCGCCTGCTCATCGAGCGCCTGCAGGACAACCTGGACCAG GACTGTGACACGTTGAAGGGAGAGTGTCTGTCTTCACAAAAACTCTCCATGAAGTGGTGTTTCCTCGACT gtaCAACTGCAGACCGTTTCTACAGGATCGACCGAGCTCAG GAGCACCTAAACTACGTGACAGAGATCTCCCAGGAGGAGCTGTACATCCTGGACCCGGAGCTGGTTGTAAAGGAGACAGTGGGTACCTCCCCTGGGATGCCAGACCTGGTGGACTCAGAAGAGCACCAGGACCAGAAGAGACAGTTCGCCTTCCCCTGCTCCCCGTCCTCCCCTACCACCTCAAACACACCCAG gGTGAGGGactttcagaggaggaggatctcCAGTGACAGTTCGGTGGCTGATGCTTTGTCCCAGAGCTCCTCTAAGACCACCCTGTGCAG GAGAGGGGCAAAGATTCTCAATGTTCATCGCTCCAATACAACCCTCGCTGCTTTCAGACCCCTGATTAG TCCTTCCAGTGCTACCTCTCACGACCCTGGGAAAG AAGCAGAGTTGATCAGCTGCATCAAGACTGAAGACCTGGACAGA CTGATGGAGCTCCACCAGCAGGGGGCGGACATCCTGCTGCAGGACGGAACCGGCTGCACGCTGCTGCATCACGCTGTGGAGGCTGGCAGCAAGGACATCGTCCAGTACCTCATTGACAATG TGCCCACGTCTCACCTGGacataacagagagagagac tggtgaGACAGCACTTCACAAAGCTGCCACCTCCTGTCAGAGGAGTGTCTGTCACTACCTGGTGGAGGCTGGGGCGTCGCTCATGAAGACAGATCTGCAG ggtgATACTCCTAAACAGCGAGCTGAGAAGGCCAACGACCAGGAACTGGCTGAGTACCTGGAGAACCGCCAACATTACCAGATGATCCAGAGAGAAGACCAAGAGACAGCGGTCTGA
- the dgkzb gene encoding diacylglycerol kinase zeta isoform X3: MDQQQQQQAEEERPAQRSTSVQDGGEEPFTSTPVASSTSTSSSSNTELPPVAPAPRCHHTSRTFTGLRIFCRRKAIAKSGLQHVATQPSVSTSGQTDPLQEPSSTVDWSDNAQFGDHIWFETSGSGDFCYVGEQYCVAKSLQKSVARKKCAGCKISVHTMCMEQLEKVNSGSSGLTDSLCDRSLLSPSCLYEKINFRCKPSFREPGSRAVRESNVVRHHWVHRRRQTGKCRQCGKGFQQKFSFHSKEIVAISCSWCKQAYHNKVTCFMLQQIEECCSLGAHAAVIVPPTWIIRVRRPQSSLKSSKKKKRTSLKCNKSSKKGAELQDGRWKPFLVKPLPSQLMKPLLVFVNPKSGGNQGAKIIQSFMWYLNPRQVFDLTKGGPREGLELYAKVPNLRILACGGDGTVGWILSVLDQLNLRPQPPVAILPLGTGNDLARTLNWGGGYTDEPITKILSHVEDGNIVQLDRWNLNVEANPDARPDERDEHQTDKLPIDVFNNYFSLGFDAHVTLGFHESREANPEKFNSRFRNKMFYAGTAFSDFLSGSSKDLAKHIKVVCDGTDLTAKVQELKLQCLLFLNIPRYCAGTMPWGHPSEHQDFEPQRHDDGCIEVIGFTMTSLATLQVGGHGERLHQCKEVTLTTYKSIPMQVDGEPCKLAPSIIHINLRNQANMVQKAKRRISMPHLNDQQPVPEKLQIRVNRISMAAYEALHYDKDQLKEASMPLGVITVPGDSDLETCRLLIERLQDNLDQDCDTLKGECLSSQKLSMKWCFLDCTTADRFYRIDRAQEHLNYVTEISQEELYILDPELVVKETVGTSPGMPDLVDSEEHQDQKRQFAFPCSPSSPTTSNTPRVRDFQRRRISSDSSVADALSQSSSKTTLCRRGAKILNVHRSNTTLAAFRPLISPSSATSHDPGKEAELISCIKTEDLDRLMELHQQGADILLQDGTGCTLLHHAVEAGSKDIVQYLIDNVPTSHLDITERETGETALHKAATSCQRSVCHYLVEAGASLMKTDLQGDTPKQRAEKANDQELAEYLENRQHYQMIQREDQETAV, from the exons GAAAGCCATTGCAAAGTCGGGCCTGCAGCACGTGGCGACCCAGCCCAGCGTCTCAACATCCGGACAGACCGACCCGCTGCAGGAGCCCAGCAGCACCGTGGACTGGAGC GACAACGCCCAGTTCGGGGACCACATTTGGTTCGAGACCAGTGGGTCTGGAGACTTCTGTTACGTTGGTGAGCAGTACTGCGTCGCTAAATCACTG CAAAAGTCAGTAGCGAGGAAGAAATGTGCTGGATGTAAGATTTCAGTCCACACCATGTGCatggagcagctggagaaggTAAACTCTGGATCATCTGGATTAACAGACTCCCTGTGTGATCGTTCTCTCCTCTCACCGTCCTGTCTTTATGAAAAGATTAATTTCAGGTGCAAGCCGTCGTTTAGAGAACCAGGATCTCGAGCTGTTCGAGAG TCCAATGTTGTGCGACATCACTGGGTCCACAGGAGGCGTCAGACGGGGAAGTGTCGGCAGTGTGGGAAG GGATTTCAGCAgaagttttcatttcacagcaaaGAGATCGTCGCCATCAGCTGCTCGTGGTGCAAACAGGCG tatcACAACAAGGTGACGTGCTTCATGCTGCAGCAGATAGAGGAGTGCTGCTCCCTGGGAGCTCATGCTGCCGTCATCGTTCCTCCTACCTGGATCATCAGGGTCCGCCGAccacag tCGTCTCTGAAGTCcagtaaaaagaagaaaaggacgTCGCTGAAATGCAACAAGTCGAGCAAGAAGGGAGCTGAG CTTCAGGATGGCCGCTGGAAGCCCTTCCTGGTGAAGCCTCTCCCCTCTCAGCTCATGAAGCCTCTGCTGGTGTTTGTTAACCCAAAGAGCGGCGGAAACCAG ggAGCCAAGATCATCCAGTCCTTCATGTGGTACCTGAATCCCCGGCAGGTGTTTGACCTGACAAAGGGTGGACCCAGAGAGGG GCTGGAGCTGTATGCCAAAGTACCCAACCTGAGGATCTTGGCCTGTGGAGGAGACGGGACA gttggATGGATCTTGTCAGTTCTGGACCAGTTGAATCTTCGTCCTCAGCCTCCCGTGGCCATCCTTCCTCTGGGGACCGGCAACGACCTCGCGAGGACTCTGAACTGGGGAGGG GGTTACACTGATGAACCCATCACAAAGATCCTCTCACACGTTGAGGATGGAAACATCGTCCAGCTGGACCGGTGGAACCTGAACGTGGAGGCAAACCCTGATGCCCGACCGGATGAGAGGGACGAgcatcagacagacaaa cTTCCTATCGACGTCTTCAATAACTACTTCAGTCTGGGCTTCGATGCTCACGTCACACTCGGCTTCCATGAATCTAGAg AGGCAAACCCAGAGAAGTTCAACAGCCGCTTCAGGAATAAGATGTTCTATGCAGGG acagCCTTCTCAGATTTCCTGAGCGGGAGTTCGAAAGACCTCGCCAAGCACATCAAAGTGGTG TGTGATGGGACAGACCTGACAGCCAAAGTCCAGGAGCTGAAGTTACagtgtctcctcttcctcaacaTCCCCAG gtaCTGTGCGGGCACCATGCCCTGGGGTCACCCCAGCGAGCATCAGGACTTCGAACCTCAGCGTCACGACGACGGCTGCATCGAGGTCATCGGCTTCACCATGACGTCTCTG GCCACACTGCAGGTCGGGGGTCACGGCGAACGTCTCCACCAGTGTAAAGAAGTGACCCTCACCACCTACAAGTCCATCCCCATGCAGGTGGACGGTGAGCCCTGCAAGCTGGCACCGTCCATAATCCACATCAACCTGAGGAACCAGGCCAACATGGTGCAGAAGGCCAAGAGGAGGATCTCCATGCCCCACCTCAACGA cCAGCAGCCCGTTCCTGAGAAGCTGCAGATCAGAGTGAACAGGATCAGCATGGCAGCGTACGAGGCTCTGCACTACGACAAGGACCAGCTGAAGGAGGCCT caatGCCGTTGGGAGTGATCACTGTCCCCGGAGACAGTGACCTGGAAACCTGCCGCCTGCTCATCGAGCGCCTGCAGGACAACCTGGACCAG GACTGTGACACGTTGAAGGGAGAGTGTCTGTCTTCACAAAAACTCTCCATGAAGTGGTGTTTCCTCGACT gtaCAACTGCAGACCGTTTCTACAGGATCGACCGAGCTCAG GAGCACCTAAACTACGTGACAGAGATCTCCCAGGAGGAGCTGTACATCCTGGACCCGGAGCTGGTTGTAAAGGAGACAGTGGGTACCTCCCCTGGGATGCCAGACCTGGTGGACTCAGAAGAGCACCAGGACCAGAAGAGACAGTTCGCCTTCCCCTGCTCCCCGTCCTCCCCTACCACCTCAAACACACCCAG gGTGAGGGactttcagaggaggaggatctcCAGTGACAGTTCGGTGGCTGATGCTTTGTCCCAGAGCTCCTCTAAGACCACCCTGTGCAG GAGAGGGGCAAAGATTCTCAATGTTCATCGCTCCAATACAACCCTCGCTGCTTTCAGACCCCTGATTAG TCCTTCCAGTGCTACCTCTCACGACCCTGGGAAAG AAGCAGAGTTGATCAGCTGCATCAAGACTGAAGACCTGGACAGA CTGATGGAGCTCCACCAGCAGGGGGCGGACATCCTGCTGCAGGACGGAACCGGCTGCACGCTGCTGCATCACGCTGTGGAGGCTGGCAGCAAGGACATCGTCCAGTACCTCATTGACAATG TGCCCACGTCTCACCTGGacataacagagagagagac tggtgaGACAGCACTTCACAAAGCTGCCACCTCCTGTCAGAGGAGTGTCTGTCACTACCTGGTGGAGGCTGGGGCGTCGCTCATGAAGACAGATCTGCAG ggtgATACTCCTAAACAGCGAGCTGAGAAGGCCAACGACCAGGAACTGGCTGAGTACCTGGAGAACCGCCAACATTACCAGATGATCCAGAGAGAAGACCAAGAGACAGCGGTCTGA